The genomic DNA CGGCGCATATCACTTATCTGTCGGAGGCCGGGCTGACCGAGAAATTCGGGCGGCGGCTGCAAGCGCGGGAAGCCAAGAGTTTTGGGTTCGACGCCGATTTCCAGGTCGAGAGTTACCTCAGGCATCAGGGGATCGCGTTCGTCGATCGTTTCGATGCGAACAGCTATCTCTATATCACTCGCGCGATGGACTATTTCGACTTGGCGGAGGAGCATGGCGGGCTGCTCGCCAATGCCTTCCGACAGACGCGCGCACGGTTTGCGCTGGTGAGCTTTGATACCGACTGGCTGTATCCGACCGCGGAATCGCGCAGCATCGTCCAGGCGCTCAACGCGGCGGGCGCGCCGGTGAGCTTCGTCGAGCTGACGAGCCCATATGGCCATGACGCGTTCCTGCTCGATTCGCCGGCGATGAACCGGGTGGTCGCGGGCTTTCTGGGGACGGGCGCATGATCGAGCTGAGCGACGACCGCAACCGGATCGACGTAGCCACGGTGCAGGGCTGGCTCGCGTTGAGCTATTGGTCGCCGGGGATCGAACGCGAACTGGTGGAGCGGGCGATCGCCGGATCGCATTGTCTTGGTGCGTACGACGGCGAGGTGCAGGTGGGGTTCGCGCGGATGATCACCGATCATGCGACCTTTGCCTGGCTCGCCGACGTCTGGATCGAGGAGCGCATGCGGGGGCAGGGGATCGCGCGGCGCATGGTGCAGTGGTTCCTCGATCACCCGGGATTTGCCGGCATCCGGCGGATCGCACTGACCACGGCGGACGCGCATGGCGTGTATGCGGCGCTCGGTTTCACACCGCTGGTTCGGCCGGGCCGCTACATGGAGCGAATTGCGCCCGACCTTCGCGCGATACTGGAAGCGGCTCCATGACGCTGCGCGCCGATCTGGCGATCATCGCGGATCATGTCGCGCCGGGCAGCCGGCTGCTCGACATCGGCTGCGGCGACGGGGCGCTGATGGCGGCGCTGCGCGATGGCAAGCAGGCCGATGCGCGCGGGCTGGAGCTCGATCCGGGGAACGTCGCCGCGGCGGTGGGGCGGGGGCTCAGCGTGATCCAGGGGGACGCCGATGTCGATCTGGCGAGCTACCCCGATGCGAGTTTCGACTATGCGATCCTGAGCCAGACGTTGCAGACGTGTCGCGCGCCCGATGCGGTGCTGGGGCATTTGCTGCGGATCGGTCGGCGGGCGTTCGTGAGCTTTCCCAACTTCGCGCACTGGCGGGTGCGCGTGTCGCTGTTGTGGGGCGGGCGGATGCCGGTGACTCGGCTGCTGCCCGAACGCTGGTTCGACACGCCCAACATCCACCACCTGACGATCGACGACTTTCGCGCGCATCTGAAGCAACGCAACGTCGAGGTCGAAGGCGCTTGGTTCCTGTCGGGTGACAAGAAGACCACATCGGCGGCGGCGAACTTTCTGGCTGAGCACGCCATCTTCCTGTTGCGCGGAACCAATCCAGATTAAAGCCGTTGCTTCGCCCAGGACCATGACCAAGACCGCACTCATCATTGAAGACGAGATTTTTGTTGCTCTCGATCTGGAGCGCATCCTCGTTGACGCTGGCTATAATGTCGTGGCGATCGCGGCCGATAGCGATCAGGCGCTCGCCGCCGCGCCGGGTTGTTCCTTCGCATTCGTCGATATCAACCTGCGCGATGGGGCGACCGGACCGAAAATCGCTGAGAAAATCGCGCGCGACTACGGGGTGAAGGTTGTATTCGTCACCGCCAATCCGGCGCAGATTTCGGGGTGCCCAGACGCGCTTGGCTACATCCGCAAGCCGTTTAGCGATCAGGCAATCCTCGCTGCGGCGGCCTTGGCCAGCGGCGAGCCAGCGGTCGCGAACGACGACGTCATTCGGTTCGCAGCACACGGCTGAATGACGCCGCCGGCGCTTCGATCGTCAGCTGCAATCCTTCGCGACGCCATTCTCGCTCTACGCGGCCGCCGAGCTGTCGGACGGCGCTGAGCTCGATCAATTGATTGCCGAAGCCTGACGGTTCCGCGTTGCCGCTGAGCAGCGGACCGCCGTCCTCGCGCCAGATTATGCGCGAAACGTCACGATGTGCCGTTATGTCGATCGTCACATGACCATTCGGCGTGGAAAGCGCGCCGTATTTGCTCGCGTTGGTGGCAAGCTCGTGAAACAGGAGTGCGAGAGGCGTCGCGGCGCGATCATCGATCGCGATGTCGATGCCGGTTACCGTCACGCGCTCGGCCGCGTTCGACTGATACGGAGCGAGCAGCTCCTCGAGCAAGCCGCGCAGACTGTCCTGCTGCGCCGATGGTCGCGAATTGTTGCTGTGAGGGCGGACGAAATCATGCGCGCGGCCGAGCGCGGCGATACGCTCGCGCAAGTCAGCGGCGAGCGGCGCAATGTCAGGGTGCGCGCGCGCAGCGAGGTGGATCAGCCCGCTCATCACCGCGAAGATGTTCTTGATCCGGTGCGACAATTCCTGGCTGATGACCTCGCGTTCTTCGAGCGCGAGCTTCTGTTCGTGGATGTCGGTGCAGGTGCCGAACCAGCGCGTGATGTGGCCTTCCGCATCGCGGATCGGCTGCGCGCGGCCAAGCACCCAGCGGTAGGTGCCGTCGAAATGGCGCAAGCGATATTCGATCTGGTAAAGCTCGCCCGTTTCCAGGCTGTGCCGCCAGAGCTGCCACG from Sphingomonas radiodurans includes the following:
- the metW gene encoding methionine biosynthesis protein MetW translates to MTLRADLAIIADHVAPGSRLLDIGCGDGALMAALRDGKQADARGLELDPGNVAAAVGRGLSVIQGDADVDLASYPDASFDYAILSQTLQTCRAPDAVLGHLLRIGRRAFVSFPNFAHWRVRVSLLWGGRMPVTRLLPERWFDTPNIHHLTIDDFRAHLKQRNVEVEGAWFLSGDKKTTSAAANFLAEHAIFLLRGTNPD
- a CDS encoding sensor histidine kinase, with product MALYDLAGARSEGALDDLVNFASELCAAPVALVSVVEEEFQSFLARVGTDLESTPRSQSFCAHAMHGHQVMEVPDASRDPRFADNPLVTGPPNIRFYAGAPLVSRDGVPLGAICIIDDTPRDGLTPFQTRGLEILATAAMARLDARRAARERREQRATVAETRAALVDSEMRFQTLADTMPQMVWSALPDGFHDYYNARWYEFTGVPAGTTDGEGWNDMFHPEDQDRAWQLWRHSLETGELYQIEYRLRHFDGTYRWVLGRAQPIRDAEGHITRWFGTCTDIHEQKLALEEREVISQELSHRIKNIFAVMSGLIHLAARAHPDIAPLAADLRERIAALGRAHDFVRPHSNNSRPSAQQDSLRGLLEELLAPYQSNAAERVTVTGIDIAIDDRAATPLALLFHELATNASKYGALSTPNGHVTIDITAHRDVSRIIWREDGGPLLSGNAEPSGFGNQLIELSAVRQLGGRVEREWRREGLQLTIEAPAASFSRVLRTE
- a CDS encoding response regulator, with product MTKTALIIEDEIFVALDLERILVDAGYNVVAIAADSDQALAAAPGCSFAFVDINLRDGATGPKIAEKIARDYGVKVVFVTANPAQISGCPDALGYIRKPFSDQAILAAAALASGEPAVANDDVIRFAAHG
- a CDS encoding GNAT family N-acetyltransferase, producing MIELSDDRNRIDVATVQGWLALSYWSPGIERELVERAIAGSHCLGAYDGEVQVGFARMITDHATFAWLADVWIEERMRGQGIARRMVQWFLDHPGFAGIRRIALTTADAHGVYAALGFTPLVRPGRYMERIAPDLRAILEAAP